Proteins found in one Pseudomonas marvdashtae genomic segment:
- a CDS encoding MFS transporter — MAALPYWRLSSFYLFYFALLGSTAPFLALYFDHLGFNAARIGELVAIPMLMRCVAPNLWGWLGDYTGRRLAIVRFGAICTLLSFSLIFIDKSYAWLAMVMALHAFFWHAVLPQFEVITLAHLSGQASRYSQVRLWGSIGFIITVVVLGRLFQWLSLDVYPVALALIMAGIVLSSFWVPNAQPAQGPRVAGDGFLRQLRNPGVLAFYACVGLMQLSHGPYYTFLTLHLERLGYSRGLIGVLWAVGVVAEVLVFLLMSRILARFSVRRVLMASFLLAALRWLLLGSLAEFLWVLLFAQVLHAATFGSFHAAAIHFVQRSFGPRQQGQGQALYAALAGTGGALGALYSGYSWNALGAGWTFNIASLAALAAAVIIATRMQEDRP; from the coding sequence ATGGCGGCGTTGCCGTACTGGCGGCTTTCCAGTTTTTATCTGTTTTACTTTGCGTTGCTCGGTTCGACCGCGCCGTTCCTGGCGCTGTACTTCGATCACCTGGGTTTCAACGCGGCGCGTATCGGCGAGCTGGTGGCGATTCCCATGCTGATGCGCTGCGTGGCGCCGAATCTCTGGGGCTGGCTGGGGGACTACACCGGCCGGCGCCTGGCGATCGTGCGCTTCGGCGCGATCTGTACGCTGCTGAGCTTCTCGCTGATTTTCATTGATAAAAGCTACGCCTGGCTGGCGATGGTCATGGCGCTGCATGCCTTCTTCTGGCATGCGGTGCTGCCGCAATTCGAGGTCATCACCCTGGCCCACCTGAGCGGGCAGGCGTCGCGCTACAGCCAGGTCCGCCTGTGGGGCTCCATCGGTTTCATCATCACCGTGGTCGTGCTGGGGCGGTTGTTCCAGTGGCTGAGCCTGGACGTCTATCCCGTTGCCCTGGCCCTGATCATGGCCGGCATTGTGCTCAGCAGTTTCTGGGTGCCCAACGCCCAGCCGGCGCAGGGGCCGCGAGTGGCCGGGGACGGTTTTCTGCGGCAATTGCGCAACCCGGGGGTGCTGGCGTTTTATGCCTGCGTCGGTTTGATGCAACTGAGCCATGGGCCGTACTACACATTTCTGACCTTGCACCTGGAGCGCCTGGGTTACAGCCGTGGATTGATCGGCGTGCTCTGGGCCGTTGGCGTGGTCGCCGAGGTGCTGGTGTTCCTGCTGATGAGCCGGATCCTGGCACGATTTTCCGTGCGCCGGGTGCTGATGGCCAGCTTCCTGCTGGCGGCGCTGCGCTGGTTGCTGCTCGGGTCGCTGGCGGAGTTTCTCTGGGTGCTGTTGTTTGCCCAGGTGTTGCACGCGGCGACATTCGGCAGCTTTCACGCCGCCGCCATTCATTTCGTGCAACGTAGCTTCGGCCCTCGCCAACAAGGCCAGGGCCAGGCGCTGTACGCCGCGCTGGCTGGCACCGGCGGGGCGCTGGGCGCGTTGTATTCCGGCTACAGCTGGAATGCGTTGGGCGCCGGATGGACGTTCAACATCGCCAGCCTCGCAGCCTTGGCTGCAGCCGTTATCATTGCCACACGCATGCAAGAGGACAGGCCATGA
- the aroC gene encoding chorismate synthase, with protein MSGNTYGKLFTVTTAGESHGPALVAIVDGCPPGLEISLEDLQRDLDRRKPGTSRHTTQRQEADEVEILSGVFEGRTTGCAIGLLIRNTDQKSKDYSAIKDLFRPAHADYTYHHKYGERDYRGGGRSSARETAMRVAAGAIAKKYLASQGIVIRGYMSQLGPIEIPFKTWDSVEQNAFFCPDPDKVPELEAYMDQLRRDQDSVGAKITVVAEGVMPGLGEPIFDRLDAELAHALMSINAVKGVEIGAGFACVAQRGTEHRDELTPQGFLSNNAGGILGGISSGQPIVAHLALKPTSSITTPGRSIDVHGNPVDVITKGRHDPCVGIRATPIAEAMMAIVLMDHLLRHRGQNADVRVGTPVLGQL; from the coding sequence ATGTCCGGCAATACCTACGGCAAGCTGTTCACCGTCACCACCGCGGGCGAAAGCCATGGCCCGGCGTTGGTCGCCATTGTCGACGGCTGCCCGCCGGGCCTGGAAATTTCCCTGGAGGACCTGCAGCGTGACCTGGACCGCCGCAAGCCCGGCACCAGCCGCCACACCACCCAGCGCCAGGAAGCCGATGAAGTCGAAATCCTTTCCGGGGTGTTCGAGGGGCGCACCACCGGTTGCGCGATTGGCCTGCTGATCCGCAATACCGACCAGAAGTCCAAGGACTACTCGGCCATCAAGGACCTGTTCCGCCCGGCCCATGCCGACTACACCTATCATCACAAATACGGCGAGCGCGACTACCGTGGCGGCGGCCGCAGCTCGGCGCGGGAAACCGCCATGCGCGTGGCGGCCGGGGCGATTGCCAAGAAGTACCTGGCCAGCCAGGGCATCGTCATCCGAGGCTACATGAGCCAATTGGGCCCGATCGAAATCCCGTTCAAGACCTGGGATTCGGTGGAACAGAACGCTTTCTTCTGTCCCGACCCGGACAAGGTGCCGGAACTGGAGGCCTACATGGACCAGCTGCGCCGGGACCAGGATTCGGTCGGCGCGAAGATCACCGTGGTTGCCGAGGGCGTGATGCCTGGCCTGGGCGAGCCGATCTTCGACCGCCTCGACGCCGAACTGGCCCACGCGCTGATGAGCATCAACGCGGTGAAGGGCGTGGAGATCGGCGCCGGTTTCGCCTGTGTCGCCCAGCGTGGTACCGAGCACCGCGACGAACTGACCCCGCAAGGTTTCCTCAGCAACAACGCCGGCGGCATCCTTGGCGGCATTTCCTCGGGCCAGCCGATTGTCGCGCACCTGGCCCTGAAGCCGACGTCCAGCATCACCACGCCCGGCCGTTCCATCGACGTTCACGGCAATCCGGTTGACGTCATCACCAAGGGCCGCCACGACCCTTGCGTGGGCATCCGCGCGACGCCGATCGCCGAAGCGATGATGGCGATTGTGTTGATGGATCATCTGCTGCGTCATCGCGGCCAGAACGCCGACGTTCGGGTCGGCACGCCGGTGTTGGGTCAGCTTTGA
- a CDS encoding alpha/beta hydrolase, with translation MMLRAFALSLTLLTGLLPGFAQATVLQRPISLDTGSGELFGSMLLPKSDTPVPVVLIISGSGPTDRDGNNPEGGRNDSLKRLAWVLARHNIASVRYDKRGVAASLAATPDERNLSVEAYVADAVAWSHKLAADPRLGPLILLGHSEGALIASLAAPQANAAAVISVSGSARPIDQVLRQQLGSRLPPALMLRSNELLDSLKAGRPDTDVPPQLHVIFRPSVQPYLISLFRQDPAHAFAALKMPALIIQGSNDIQVSVDDAKRLKAAKPDAQLALIEGMNHVMRIVPNDVKRQLASYKDPNLPLAAELGAHILDFIGALAAR, from the coding sequence ATGATGTTAAGAGCGTTTGCCTTGAGTCTTACCCTGTTGACCGGCCTGCTTCCTGGCTTCGCCCAAGCCACCGTGCTGCAACGTCCCATCAGCCTCGACACCGGTAGCGGTGAGCTTTTCGGCTCGATGCTGCTGCCCAAGTCCGACACGCCGGTGCCGGTTGTCCTGATCATTTCAGGGTCAGGTCCTACGGATCGTGACGGAAACAACCCCGAGGGCGGGCGCAACGACAGCCTCAAGCGACTGGCCTGGGTGTTGGCCAGGCACAACATCGCCAGCGTGCGCTACGACAAGCGCGGCGTGGCGGCCAGCCTCGCGGCCACGCCCGACGAACGCAACCTGAGCGTCGAAGCCTATGTCGCCGATGCCGTGGCCTGGAGCCACAAACTGGCCGCTGATCCTCGGCTGGGCCCGTTGATTCTGCTCGGTCACAGCGAAGGCGCGCTGATCGCCAGCCTCGCCGCGCCCCAGGCCAACGCGGCGGCTGTCATCTCGGTGTCCGGCAGCGCTCGTCCGATTGACCAAGTGCTGCGCCAACAGCTCGGCAGCCGCCTGCCACCGGCGCTGATGTTGCGCAGCAACGAATTGCTCGACAGCCTCAAGGCCGGCCGCCCCGACACTGACGTGCCGCCCCAACTGCATGTCATCTTCCGCCCCAGCGTGCAGCCGTACCTCATTTCCTTGTTCCGCCAGGACCCGGCCCACGCCTTCGCCGCGCTGAAGATGCCGGCATTGATTATCCAGGGCAGCAACGATATCCAGGTCAGCGTCGACGACGCCAAGCGGTTGAAGGCCGCCAAGCCCGATGCGCAGTTGGCGTTGATCGAGGGCATGAACCATGTGATGCGCATCGTGCCCAACGACGTAAAACGGCAACTGGCTTCCTACAAGGATCCCAACCTGCCCCTGGCCGCCGAGCTCGGCGCGCACATCCTGGACTTTATTGGCGCGTTGGCCGCCCGTTGA
- the prmB gene encoding 50S ribosomal protein L3 N(5)-glutamine methyltransferase, whose translation MITSRLRTLRDHIRWAVSRFHGEDLFFGHGTDNAWDEARQLVLGALHLPWEIADSYLDCRLEDEELVHVQRLLRRRIDERIPTAYLLGEAWFCGMSFIVDERVLIPRSPIGELIEKRFEPWLGQEPARILDLCTGSGCIGIACAYEFPEAEVVLADLSFEALEVANQNIERHGVDERVFTVQGDGFDGLPGQRFDLIVSNPPYVDAEDFADMPQEYQHEPELGLACGDDGLNLVRRMLAEAADHLTDKGLLIVEVGNSQVHVEALYPEVDFAWLDFERGGHGVFMLSAEQCRQHQALFVSRV comes from the coding sequence GTGATCACTTCCCGCCTTCGTACCCTGCGCGACCACATCCGTTGGGCCGTCAGCCGTTTCCATGGGGAGGATCTGTTTTTCGGCCACGGCACCGATAACGCCTGGGATGAAGCTCGCCAGTTGGTCCTTGGCGCGCTGCACCTGCCTTGGGAAATTGCCGACAGCTACCTGGATTGCCGCCTCGAAGACGAAGAGTTGGTGCACGTCCAGCGCTTGCTGCGCCGACGCATTGACGAGCGCATCCCCACTGCCTACTTGCTGGGTGAGGCCTGGTTTTGCGGTATGTCTTTCATCGTTGACGAGCGCGTGCTTATCCCACGCTCACCCATCGGCGAGCTGATTGAAAAACGCTTCGAGCCCTGGTTGGGACAGGAGCCGGCACGGATCCTCGACCTCTGCACCGGTTCCGGCTGCATCGGTATCGCGTGTGCTTATGAATTTCCCGAGGCCGAAGTGGTGCTGGCCGACCTGTCGTTCGAAGCGCTGGAGGTGGCCAACCAGAACATCGAGCGCCACGGTGTCGATGAGCGAGTGTTTACTGTCCAGGGCGATGGCTTCGATGGATTGCCTGGGCAACGTTTCGATCTGATCGTGTCGAACCCGCCCTATGTCGATGCGGAGGATTTCGCCGACATGCCCCAGGAGTATCAGCATGAGCCTGAACTGGGCCTGGCCTGCGGCGATGACGGCTTGAACCTGGTTCGCCGGATGCTGGCCGAGGCGGCCGATCATCTGACCGACAAAGGATTGCTGATTGTCGAAGTGGGCAACAGCCAGGTGCACGTCGAAGCGCTGTACCCGGAAGTCGACTTCGCCTGGCTGGATTTCGAGCGCGGTGGCCATGGCGTGTTCATGCTCAGCGCCGAACAGTGCCGTCAGCACCAGGCGTTGTTTGTCTCGCGGGTTTGA
- a CDS encoding cysteine hydrolase family protein has translation MSVPKTMFQLSGRGYAAANLSQATLIIIDAQKEYLAGPLALSGMDAAVANIKQLLGAARAAGRPIVHVRHLGTHGGLFDPQGERGEFIPGLEPQGDETVIEKLLPSAFHGTELKKRLEDFGPLDLIVCGFMSHSSVSTTVRAAKNLGFRCTLVEDACTTRDLPHKGGVLSAEQVHQTEMAIMADNFATLALTRDFT, from the coding sequence ATGTCCGTTCCAAAAACGATGTTTCAACTCAGCGGCCGTGGTTATGCGGCGGCCAACCTGAGTCAAGCGACCCTGATCATCATCGACGCCCAGAAAGAATACCTCGCCGGCCCCTTGGCCCTGAGCGGCATGGACGCGGCGGTCGCGAACATCAAGCAGTTGCTCGGCGCGGCCCGAGCCGCCGGTCGCCCGATCGTGCACGTGCGCCATCTCGGCACCCATGGCGGGCTGTTCGATCCGCAGGGCGAACGCGGCGAGTTCATTCCGGGCCTCGAACCCCAGGGCGACGAAACCGTGATCGAAAAATTGCTGCCCAGCGCATTCCACGGCACAGAGCTGAAGAAGCGCCTCGAAGACTTCGGCCCCCTGGACCTGATCGTCTGCGGCTTCATGAGCCATTCCAGCGTCAGCACCACCGTGCGCGCCGCCAAGAACCTGGGGTTCCGTTGCACCCTCGTCGAAGACGCCTGCACCACGCGCGACCTGCCGCACAAAGGCGGCGTGCTGAGCGCCGAACAGGTGCACCAGACCGAAATGGCAATCATGGCGGACAACTTCGCCACCTTGGCCCTGACCCGCGACTTCACCTGA